From a region of the Cryomorphaceae bacterium genome:
- a CDS encoding MBL fold metallo-hydrolase — protein sequence MLQAHVFTVNPFQENSTVVYAETGECAIIDPGFSNEKERLGLLDFLDAKKLNPVMLINTHCHIDHVLGNRFVADKFKLKLQMHKDDLPLLKAVPQYAHLYGIDYDPSPEPGTFLSEGDEIELAGEKLSVLHVPGHAPGHIVLVHEKGKWIIGGDVLFQGSIGRTDLPGGNHEQLLDSIRKKIFTLPDDYAVIPGHGPLTNVGTERKTNPFFS from the coding sequence ATGTTGCAAGCCCACGTATTTACCGTAAACCCCTTTCAGGAAAACAGTACTGTAGTGTACGCCGAAACCGGCGAATGCGCCATAATTGATCCCGGATTCTCCAATGAAAAGGAGCGCCTTGGGCTTCTGGACTTTTTAGATGCCAAAAAGCTGAATCCGGTGATGCTCATCAACACCCATTGCCATATTGACCACGTGCTGGGTAATCGTTTTGTGGCCGACAAGTTTAAGCTAAAACTGCAAATGCATAAGGACGATCTGCCTCTGCTAAAGGCTGTTCCGCAGTATGCACACCTCTACGGTATAGATTACGATCCATCTCCCGAGCCAGGCACTTTTCTTTCTGAAGGCGATGAAATTGAACTTGCCGGCGAAAAGCTCAGCGTTCTGCACGTTCCCGGCCACGCGCCGGGCCACATTGTGCTGGTTCACGAGAAAGGCAAATGGATTATTGGTGGAGACGTTCTTTTTCAAGGGAGTATCGGCAGAACAGATTTGCCCGGTGGCAATCACGAACAACTGCTGGACAGCATTCGGAAAAAAATCTTCACACTGCCCGACGATTATGCTGTGATTCCCGGCCACGGCCCCCTGACAAATGTGGGAACCGAGCGAAAAACCAATCCGTTTTTTTCTTAA
- a CDS encoding sulfite exporter TauE/SafE family protein: MDVSTFVILMFIGLLAGTVSGFIGVGGGIVVVPLLIFFLGLSQHQAQGTSLALMLPPIGILACYNYYKTGNLNIGYAMVIALFFVLGGYVGSKLSLRLSEYVVKFVFGLLLLYVALRMIWTSWKQIM; encoded by the coding sequence ATGGATGTTTCCACCTTTGTAATTCTGATGTTCATCGGCCTTTTGGCAGGTACGGTGAGTGGCTTTATTGGTGTGGGAGGTGGAATTGTTGTGGTTCCCCTGCTCATTTTCTTTCTCGGGCTCAGCCAACACCAGGCCCAGGGAACCAGTCTGGCATTGATGCTGCCCCCCATCGGAATTCTTGCTTGCTACAACTACTACAAAACCGGAAATCTCAATATCGGGTACGCCATGGTTATCGCCCTGTTTTTTGTGCTTGGAGGGTACGTTGGATCCAAACTCTCGCTGCGGTTGTCTGAGTATGTGGTGAAATTCGTATTCGGATTATTACTGCTATACGTGGCACTCAGAATGATATGGACCTCCTGGAAGCAAATCATGTAA
- a CDS encoding amidohydrolase, whose amino-acid sequence MKIESARIQDAAHEQQSYVQTVREHLHAHPELSFQEVETSAFVQRELHELGIPVKTGYAGHGIVAMIGRGSGKIVALRGDMDALPIQEENEVPYKSTVPGVMHACGHDVHTASVLGAARILKSVEDKLDGRIMLVFQPGEERLPGGASLMIKEGAFAEHRPQAIFGQHVFPALEAGKVGFRPGIYMASADEIRLRVMGRGGHGAMPHLNIDPVLMASHLVVALQQVVSRNSNPATPSVLSFGRIEGLGSTNVIPDSVYLEGTFRTFDEAWRAEAHRMIERMATELVSSMGGKCEVRIDKGYPFLVNDEELTKRAAGWAADYLGPENVVDLDIRMTAEDFAYFSQEFTGCFYRLGVRNEARGIVHNVHQSKFDIDEAALPIGSGLMAWLAISELAWSKD is encoded by the coding sequence ATGAAAATTGAAAGCGCCCGAATACAAGACGCCGCCCACGAGCAACAAAGTTACGTGCAAACTGTGCGCGAACACCTGCACGCCCACCCTGAGTTGAGTTTTCAGGAGGTTGAAACCAGTGCGTTTGTGCAACGCGAACTGCATGAACTGGGCATACCCGTAAAAACGGGTTATGCAGGACACGGCATAGTAGCCATGATTGGCCGGGGCTCAGGTAAGATCGTGGCTTTGCGTGGCGATATGGACGCCCTGCCTATTCAGGAAGAAAATGAGGTTCCCTACAAATCAACCGTACCCGGTGTAATGCACGCCTGTGGACACGACGTGCATACGGCGTCTGTGCTGGGTGCAGCCCGAATTCTCAAATCGGTTGAGGATAAACTTGATGGCAGGATTATGTTGGTATTTCAGCCCGGTGAAGAGCGCTTACCCGGGGGAGCTTCGCTGATGATCAAGGAAGGTGCCTTTGCTGAACACCGACCTCAGGCAATTTTTGGTCAGCACGTTTTTCCGGCGCTCGAAGCGGGCAAAGTGGGTTTCCGCCCCGGCATATACATGGCTTCTGCCGATGAAATCAGACTACGGGTAATGGGCCGCGGTGGCCACGGAGCCATGCCACACCTCAACATTGACCCTGTTCTGATGGCCTCACACCTGGTGGTGGCGCTGCAGCAGGTGGTAAGCCGAAACAGCAACCCTGCCACGCCCAGCGTGCTGTCTTTCGGCCGCATTGAAGGATTGGGAAGCACCAACGTGATTCCCGATTCGGTGTATCTGGAGGGAACATTCCGCACCTTTGATGAAGCATGGCGCGCCGAAGCGCATCGCATGATTGAGCGCATGGCTACTGAACTGGTTTCATCCATGGGTGGCAAGTGCGAAGTGCGTATAGACAAGGGGTATCCTTTTTTAGTGAACGACGAAGAGCTCACCAAAAGGGCTGCCGGCTGGGCTGCAGATTACCTTGGACCCGAAAATGTGGTTGATTTGGATATCCGAATGACCGCCGAGGACTTTGCTTATTTCTCACAGGAATTCACCGGATGCTTTTACCGCCTGGGGGTGCGCAACGAAGCGCGTGGCATCGTACACAACGTGCATCAATCCAAATTCGACATTGATGAAGCCGCCTTGCCGATAGGAAGCGGGCTGATGGCCTGGCTAGCCATTAGCGAACTGGCCTGGAGTAAGGACTAA
- the recQ gene encoding DNA helicase RecQ, with protein MSTLTSQLTPKAGLKKFFGFNSFKGEQEAVVQAILDGHNAFVIMPTGGGKSLCYQLPAMIMEGTAVVVSPLIALMKNQVDAIRGVSQSDGVAHFLNSSLNKAETQRVHDDLLSGECKLLYVAPESLNKEENIELLKKVELSFFAIDEAHCISEWGHDFRPEYRRLRAIMDQIAKVPVIALTATATPKVQQDIQKNLDMLDAKVFKASFNRPNLYYEIRPKVNVNKEIIKYVKQNEGKSGIIYCLSRKKVEEIAELLQLNGFKALPYHAGLESAVRARHQDMFLMEEVDVIVATIAFGMGIDKPDVRYVIHHDMPKSLESYYQETGRAGRDDGEGNCVAFYSYKDIEKLEKFLQGKPVAEQEVGRQLLNEVVAYAETSMNRRKFILHYFGEEFDEENGPGAKMCDNSRFPKERIEGKEMVLVALKAIEATGEKHRAKHIVDFVCGDASNDIKTYKHEKHPLFGEGNSFDGRDDKFWNAVIRQAVVGGLVWKEIETYGVLHLSDAGRDFIKKPKSFTLIKERVYDESDSGSDSKMNGRANDSGSDQVLYGMLKDEVKRVAREKELPPYVIFQEASLQDMAVQYPTTMDELVNITGVGRGKALKFGEPFLALIRDYVEENEIERPQDLVVKSAVNKSGFKVHIITNIDRKLPLDDIASAKGKELVDVIDEIEAIVHSGTKVNINYYIDDLIDEDAQEEIMEYFMEADTDSIDAAVDEFGGDFSEEELRLMRIKFMSEVAN; from the coding sequence ATGTCAACATTAACGTCACAGCTCACCCCGAAAGCGGGGCTCAAGAAATTCTTTGGATTCAACTCATTTAAAGGTGAACAAGAGGCCGTAGTACAAGCTATTTTAGACGGTCATAACGCCTTTGTCATCATGCCCACAGGCGGAGGAAAGTCACTTTGCTACCAGCTTCCGGCCATGATCATGGAAGGCACCGCAGTTGTGGTATCGCCCCTTATCGCGCTTATGAAGAACCAGGTTGACGCCATACGGGGTGTTAGCCAGAGCGATGGAGTGGCGCACTTCCTGAATTCGTCGCTCAATAAAGCTGAAACCCAGCGCGTGCACGACGACCTGCTAAGCGGAGAATGCAAGCTGCTCTACGTTGCGCCTGAATCGCTGAATAAAGAGGAGAACATAGAACTGCTTAAAAAGGTAGAGCTTTCTTTTTTCGCCATTGATGAGGCGCACTGTATTTCGGAGTGGGGACACGATTTTCGTCCGGAGTACCGCCGGCTCAGGGCCATCATGGATCAAATTGCCAAGGTGCCTGTTATTGCTCTTACTGCCACGGCAACTCCCAAGGTTCAGCAAGATATTCAGAAAAACCTCGACATGCTCGACGCCAAGGTGTTCAAAGCGTCGTTTAACCGCCCCAACCTCTACTATGAGATAAGGCCCAAGGTCAACGTCAACAAGGAAATCATCAAGTACGTTAAGCAAAACGAGGGTAAGTCAGGAATCATCTATTGCCTCAGCCGCAAAAAGGTGGAGGAAATAGCAGAGCTTCTGCAGCTCAATGGTTTTAAAGCCCTTCCGTACCATGCCGGACTCGAATCAGCGGTGCGAGCCAGACATCAGGACATGTTCCTGATGGAGGAGGTGGATGTGATTGTGGCCACCATTGCTTTTGGAATGGGGATTGACAAGCCCGATGTGCGCTATGTGATTCACCACGATATGCCCAAAAGCCTCGAGAGCTACTACCAGGAAACAGGAAGAGCCGGTCGCGACGACGGCGAAGGGAATTGTGTGGCGTTTTACAGCTATAAGGACATTGAAAAGCTCGAGAAGTTTCTTCAGGGCAAACCTGTAGCAGAACAAGAGGTTGGCCGGCAGCTTTTGAATGAGGTGGTTGCCTACGCTGAAACCTCCATGAACCGCCGGAAATTTATTCTCCACTATTTTGGTGAAGAATTCGATGAAGAAAACGGACCCGGCGCCAAAATGTGCGATAACTCCCGCTTTCCCAAAGAACGGATCGAAGGTAAAGAAATGGTGCTGGTTGCGCTGAAGGCCATTGAAGCCACCGGCGAAAAGCACCGCGCCAAGCACATTGTGGACTTTGTTTGCGGAGATGCTTCCAATGACATTAAGACTTACAAACACGAGAAACACCCGCTTTTTGGTGAAGGAAACTCTTTTGACGGGCGCGATGATAAATTTTGGAATGCCGTCATTCGTCAGGCAGTGGTAGGAGGCCTGGTGTGGAAAGAAATTGAAACCTACGGTGTGCTGCACCTGTCTGATGCCGGAAGAGATTTCATCAAAAAGCCCAAGTCGTTTACCCTTATCAAAGAACGTGTGTATGACGAGTCGGACAGCGGCAGTGATTCCAAAATGAACGGGCGAGCCAACGATTCGGGCTCGGACCAGGTACTTTACGGCATGTTGAAAGATGAAGTGAAACGGGTGGCGCGCGAAAAAGAACTACCACCCTACGTTATTTTTCAGGAAGCATCTCTGCAGGATATGGCAGTGCAATATCCTACCACGATGGATGAACTGGTAAATATTACCGGCGTGGGTCGTGGTAAGGCTTTGAAATTTGGTGAACCCTTCCTGGCACTTATCCGCGACTACGTGGAAGAAAATGAGATAGAGCGCCCGCAAGACCTTGTGGTTAAATCGGCGGTGAACAAGTCGGGTTTTAAGGTTCACATCATCACCAATATTGACCGCAAACTGCCGCTGGATGACATTGCGTCGGCCAAAGGAAAAGAGCTTGTGGACGTGATTGACGAAATCGAAGCCATTGTGCACTCGGGTACCAAGGTGAATATCAATTACTACATCGACGACCTTATTGACGAGGATGCCCAGGAGGAAATTATGGAGTATTTTATGGAGGCCGATACCGACTCCATTGACGCTGCTGTGGATGAGTTTGGTGGAGATTTCTCGGAAGAAGAGCTTCGCCTGATGCGCATCAAGTTTATGAGCGAGGTGGCGAATTAG
- the tatC gene encoding twin-arginine translocase subunit TatC: MAEPQEEGAEMSFLDHLEELRWRLIRSAGAILFFAIIAFASKRILFDVILFGPKNTNFPTYRFLCKMSHLLGLDDSLCLSEMPFTLQNIAMSGQFATHIVTSVVAGLVLAFPYVIWELWRFLKPGLRKAERDAARGMVFYSSALFLSGVLFGYFILSPLSVQFLGGYKISDAVENQIHLNSFISTVTTVSLAAGIIFQLPILIYFLTRMGIVTPQILKSYRKHAIVGVLILSAIITPPDITSQILVSIPVMLLYELSIIIAKRVVKKMSVNS, translated from the coding sequence ATGGCAGAACCGCAGGAGGAAGGTGCTGAAATGTCATTTCTCGATCACCTCGAGGAATTACGCTGGCGATTGATACGATCGGCTGGAGCTATTCTCTTCTTCGCCATCATTGCCTTTGCCTCCAAACGTATTCTGTTTGATGTTATTCTGTTTGGACCCAAGAATACCAACTTTCCTACCTATCGGTTTCTATGCAAGATGTCGCATCTCTTGGGGCTGGATGATTCACTTTGCCTGAGTGAAATGCCCTTTACGCTGCAAAACATTGCCATGAGCGGTCAATTTGCCACGCACATTGTAACCTCTGTGGTGGCTGGTTTGGTGCTCGCTTTTCCCTATGTGATATGGGAGTTGTGGCGATTTCTGAAGCCCGGGTTGCGCAAGGCCGAGCGCGATGCAGCCCGCGGAATGGTTTTTTACAGTTCAGCACTTTTTCTGTCGGGTGTGCTGTTCGGGTACTTTATTCTCTCCCCGCTTTCGGTGCAGTTTCTGGGTGGTTACAAAATCAGCGATGCGGTTGAAAATCAGATTCACCTCAACTCGTTTATCTCAACTGTAACAACAGTGAGTCTTGCGGCGGGTATCATTTTTCAGCTTCCCATCCTTATCTACTTCCTCACCCGAATGGGAATTGTTACGCCTCAGATTCTCAAATCGTACCGAAAACATGCCATTGTGGGTGTTCTCATCCTTTCGGCCATTATTACACCTCCGGATATCACCAGCCAGATTCTGGTTTCAATTCCCGTAATGCTGCTTTACGAACTGAGCATTATCATCGCCAAGCGCGTGGTGAAAAAAATGTCAGTAAATAGTTGA